Proteins from one Belonocnema kinseyi isolate 2016_QV_RU_SX_M_011 chromosome 8, B_treatae_v1, whole genome shotgun sequence genomic window:
- the LOC117178063 gene encoding uncharacterized protein LOC117178063, with amino-acid sequence MTVPSTKILSITLTVFLIITVYLQCVKSFGKSRPAKYNLLKKGCNIPKTKIEKSSIKDNESETNTDGYIDPHYNCDTLEKDIVQTIPYQSTSTSFSTSCGIVDVSFTSACIRCGMCLAIAQQINQTMVDIHKTIMPMLWLKDTDATLLLRSICDNSFEHYSLRKLNGNHLICDRTPGATLVTSSVDGLWEKHLKKKCHDYIDEMGPIQLYERWQRWFNNNEGDSEPPDLSTILCRDDTAFFRDCNSIEEEDNRRGIPSEIYKTHVKILAELKWG; translated from the exons ATGACAGTTccatcaacaaaaattttgtcaattaCTTTAacggtatttttaataataaccgTTTACCTCCAGTGTGTTAAATCTTTTGGAAAGTCTCGACCAgcaaaatacaatttattaaaaaaaggatgtaatattccgaaaacaaaaatcgaaaaatcttcaataaaagataACGAAAGCGAGACCAATACAGATGGCTATATAGATCCTCATTATAACTGTGATACCCTGGAAAAAGACATCGTTCAAACAATTCCTTACCAATCAACTTCAACTTCTTTTTCCACATCATGTGGTATTGTTGATGTCAGTTTTACCTCAGCTTGTATAAGATGTGGCATGTGCCTTGCCATTGCTCAAcag attaatcaAACAATGGTTGATATTCATAAAACAATTATGCCAATGCTTTGGCTCAAAGATACAGATGCTACTCTCCTTTTGAGGTCAATTTGCGACAATTCCTTTGAACA ttacaGTTTACGTAAACTCAATGGAAATCATCTTATATGTGATCGAACACCAGGTGCAACACTCGTCACATCTTCAGTAGATGGGCTGTGGGAAAAACA tttaaagaaaaaatgtcatgATTATATTGATGAAATGGGTCCAATACAATTATATGAACGATGGCAAAGATGGTTTAATAACAATGAAGGGGATTCAGAACCGCCCGATTTATCTACAATTTTATGCag AGATGACACCGCTTTCTTTCGAGATTGTAACAGTATCGAAGAAGAAGACAATAGACGTGGAATACCTTCTGAAATTTACAAAACGCACGTAAAGATTTTAGCAGAATTGAAATGGGGATAG